The Buchnera aphidicola (Chaitophorus sp. 3695) genomic sequence ATTATATAAACAATGAAAAAAAAAAATATTTTAAATTTAATAGGACTTAGATGTCCGGATACTATGCTTTTCTTAAAAAAAAAACTCCGATCATTAAAAATCGGAGATTTAATTATAATTATCACAGATGATATAACAACAAAAAAAGAAATACCTCTTTTATGTAATTTTTTAAATTATATTTTAATCAAATCTAATATTTTAAAAATTCCTTACTCATATTTTTTAAAAAAAAAATGAATATTTTAAATTTAAAAATTTTTAAACTAAAAATTTTAACATTCTTCTTAATGGTTCAGCTGCTCCCCATAATAATTGATCTCCTATAGTAAAAGCAGATAAATATTTTGATCCAATGTTTAATTTTCTCAATCTACCTATAGGAATGTTTAAAGTTCCTGTTACAGATAATGGAGTTAATTCTTTTAAAGTAGATTCTTTATCATTTGAAATAACTTTCACCCATTTATTATCATTTGATAATATTTCTTCTATTTTATGTAAACTTATATCTTTTTTTAATTTGATAACAAAAGATTGACTATGACAACGCAAAGAACTTACTCGTACGCATGTTCCATCAATTAAAACTCTGTTGTTATTTTCAGTTGATAAAATTTTATTAGTTTCTGATTCCATTTTCCATTCTTCTTTACTTTGCCCATTTGGCATACTAGAATCAATCCATGGAATTAAATTTAAGATTAAAGGTATCAGAAAATTTTTTTTTGGAAAATCAAAATTTTTTGTAATACTAGTAATATTTTTTTCAATTTTTAAAATAGATTGAGAAAACGTAGATTTTTTAGATAAATATTGATTTAAAAAATTAATTTGCTCTAATAATTCTTTAATATATTTGGATCCAGCTCCAGAAGCAGCTTGATAAGTAGAAAAAGAAACCCATTTAATTAAATTTTGACGAAATAATCCACCTAAAGCTAACATCATTAAACTAACAGTACAATTTCCACCTACAAAAGTTTTAATTCCATTATAAATAGCATTTTTTATATGCATATGATTAATTGGATCTAAAACAATTAAAGCATCTTTATTCATTCTTAAATCTGATGCCGCATCTATCCAATATCCTGACCATCCAGAAGAACGTAAAATTGGAAAAACTTTTTGAGTATATAAGCTACCTTGACATGTTATAATAATATCTAATTTCTTTAATTCTTCTATATTATAGGCATCTTTTAAGAAACCTGGAAATAAAAAATTACTAAATTTAGGATTTTTTTCACCAATTTGAGAAGTAGAAAAGAAAATTGATTTAATATGTAAAAAATCTTTTTCTTCTAACATTCTTTTTAACAATACAGATCCTACCATACCTCTCCAACCAATAAATCCAACTTTTTTTTTCATAATATTC encodes the following:
- a CDS encoding sulfurtransferase TusA family protein, which codes for MKKKNILNLIGLRCPDTMLFLKKKLRSLKIGDLIIIITDDITTKKEIPLLCNFLNYILIKSNILKIPYSYFLKKK
- the asd gene encoding aspartate-semialdehyde dehydrogenase, with the translated sequence MKKKVGFIGWRGMVGSVLLKRMLEEKDFLHIKSIFFSTSQIGEKNPKFSNFLFPGFLKDAYNIEELKKLDIIITCQGSLYTQKVFPILRSSGWSGYWIDAASDLRMNKDALIVLDPINHMHIKNAIYNGIKTFVGGNCTVSLMMLALGGLFRQNLIKWVSFSTYQAASGAGSKYIKELLEQINFLNQYLSKKSTFSQSILKIEKNITSITKNFDFPKKNFLIPLILNLIPWIDSSMPNGQSKEEWKMESETNKILSTENNNRVLIDGTCVRVSSLRCHSQSFVIKLKKDISLHKIEEILSNDNKWVKVISNDKESTLKELTPLSVTGTLNIPIGRLRKLNIGSKYLSAFTIGDQLLWGAAEPLRRMLKFLV